The Streptomyces spororaveus genome includes a region encoding these proteins:
- a CDS encoding tyrosine-type recombinase/integrase: MNDRVPERDLSRLAVPRWGRLVEIGDRYEPYRLVDADGATVAPVPVFFQELLAAGKAAATVRSYGMDLLRWWRFLHAVEVPWNRATRMDARDFSCWIQLTVKPRATAAKRQPARTVGAPSPVTGKTSPGLGYAPSTVAHSETVLRRFYDLHRDAGSGPLLNPFPLDLARRSGRAHAHHNPMETWAPERTGRYRPTIPRRIPRSIPDEWFNTLFAALPSNRDRAMIAFWISSGVRASELIGVRQCDVDPGQQLISVVRKGSRARQQVPASADAFVWLRLYQQELHGLVPRGLTRPVWWTLRRPFQPLTYHGAHRMFERLNASFGADWTLHDLRHSAAVRMVRNPALTLTDVQWVLGHAHLTTTEIYLNPRQDEVVAQVLAHHARRADQRTEPVPPPPAPGYDPETLDVLFGRSS; the protein is encoded by the coding sequence ATGAACGATCGTGTGCCCGAACGGGATCTGTCGAGATTGGCCGTTCCTCGGTGGGGCCGGCTGGTGGAAATCGGCGACCGGTACGAGCCCTACCGGCTCGTCGACGCCGACGGCGCGACCGTGGCACCGGTCCCAGTGTTCTTCCAGGAGCTGCTCGCAGCCGGGAAAGCGGCCGCGACCGTCCGCTCCTACGGCATGGACCTACTGCGGTGGTGGCGGTTCCTGCACGCAGTCGAGGTGCCGTGGAATCGAGCGACACGCATGGACGCTCGGGATTTCAGCTGCTGGATCCAGCTGACGGTCAAGCCGCGAGCGACGGCGGCCAAGCGGCAGCCGGCCCGCACCGTCGGCGCCCCGAGCCCGGTGACCGGGAAAACGAGCCCTGGGCTCGGCTATGCCCCGTCGACCGTCGCCCACAGCGAGACGGTGCTGCGCCGGTTCTACGACCTGCACCGTGACGCCGGATCCGGGCCGTTGCTCAACCCGTTTCCGCTGGACCTGGCTCGTCGTTCCGGCCGCGCGCACGCGCACCACAACCCGATGGAAACCTGGGCGCCGGAGCGGACCGGCCGTTATCGGCCCACGATTCCGCGCCGGATTCCGCGCTCGATCCCGGACGAGTGGTTCAACACGCTGTTCGCGGCGCTGCCGTCGAACCGGGACCGGGCCATGATCGCGTTTTGGATCTCCAGCGGGGTCCGGGCATCGGAGTTGATCGGCGTCCGTCAGTGCGACGTCGATCCGGGACAGCAGCTGATCAGCGTTGTCCGGAAGGGCTCCCGGGCACGGCAGCAGGTGCCGGCCTCAGCGGATGCGTTCGTGTGGCTGCGGCTCTACCAGCAGGAGCTGCACGGGCTGGTGCCGCGGGGCCTGACGCGGCCAGTGTGGTGGACGCTGCGGCGTCCGTTTCAGCCGTTGACCTACCACGGCGCCCACCGGATGTTCGAGCGGCTCAACGCCAGCTTCGGCGCGGACTGGACCCTTCACGACCTTCGTCACAGCGCCGCCGTCCGCATGGTGCGCAACCCGGCGCTGACGCTGACCGACGTGCAGTGGGTCCTCGGGCACGCGCATCTGACCACGACCGAGATCTACCTCAACCCGCGCCAGGACGAGGTCGTCGCCCAGGTGCTGGCCCACCACGCGCGGCGGGCGGACCAGCGCACCGAGCCGGTGCCCCCGCCTCCGGCCCCGGGTTACGACCCCGAGACCCTGGACGTCCTGTTCGGGCGGTCATCATGA
- a CDS encoding recombinase, whose product MLSRLEELEKDLILRRKRAELEGWLGEIDGIDKTLTFLRAKRIEAERIKQRTAVHLGLPHVRRPRTDQTVTE is encoded by the coding sequence ATGTTGTCCCGGCTCGAAGAGCTGGAGAAGGACCTAATCCTGCGGCGCAAGCGGGCCGAACTCGAAGGATGGCTGGGAGAGATCGACGGCATCGACAAGACCCTGACCTTCCTCCGGGCCAAGCGCATTGAGGCCGAAAGGATCAAGCAACGAACCGCCGTCCACCTCGGCCTGCCCCACGTCCGTCGCCCCAGGACTGATCAAACTGTCACCGAATGA
- a CDS encoding barstar family protein has translation MGSAMRTSGRSGEGQEYALTSDEDDADFWGFAHEAEGLFTPLPDEEGTRRVHLTGCLPQGGLLESVGHVGSRRALAGNAWFELLDGDGATMGSYFVNEVTVVDVKPSACGAGLVDLTMTLWCENAVAGAERVWDLIRTGHLDRTGMWHEFAPEDRRAWLSVTLCSQEYQRQGKADAPAGQVFTLDGRHIVDRDSFYCAIGEAINGPGGYFGWNLDALSDCLRGGWGATTPFTVHWDSSAQAKARLQDRVPSGEREVALFDLLLEIFEEQGVSVIIR, from the coding sequence ATGGGGAGTGCGATGCGAACATCAGGTCGGAGCGGTGAGGGGCAGGAGTACGCCCTGACCTCGGATGAGGACGACGCTGACTTCTGGGGCTTTGCTCACGAGGCCGAGGGGTTGTTCACGCCGCTGCCGGACGAAGAGGGAACACGCCGAGTGCACCTCACGGGCTGCCTCCCGCAGGGCGGCCTACTGGAGAGCGTTGGCCACGTCGGCAGTCGTCGCGCCTTGGCGGGGAATGCCTGGTTCGAGCTCCTCGACGGTGACGGTGCCACCATGGGGTCCTACTTCGTCAATGAGGTCACCGTCGTCGACGTCAAGCCCTCCGCCTGCGGGGCCGGCCTCGTCGACCTCACGATGACGCTGTGGTGCGAGAACGCCGTGGCCGGAGCGGAACGAGTATGGGACCTGATCCGCACGGGTCATCTGGACCGCACCGGTATGTGGCACGAGTTCGCCCCCGAGGACAGACGAGCATGGCTGTCGGTGACGCTGTGTTCCCAGGAGTACCAACGCCAGGGGAAGGCCGACGCTCCTGCAGGCCAGGTGTTCACCTTGGACGGTCGGCACATCGTTGACCGAGACAGCTTCTACTGCGCGATCGGTGAAGCCATCAACGGCCCCGGCGGATACTTCGGCTGGAACCTCGATGCTCTGAGCGACTGCCTGAGAGGGGGCTGGGGTGCCACTACGCCGTTCACCGTGCACTGGGATTCCTCAGCCCAGGCCAAGGCACGGCTGCAAGACCGTGTGCCCTCCGGAGAACGCGAAGTCGCGTTGTTCGACCTACTCCTGGAGATCTTCGAAGAACAGGGCGTGAGCGTCATCATTCGGTGA